Proteins from a genomic interval of Falco rusticolus isolate bFalRus1 unplaced genomic scaffold, bFalRus1.pri scaffold_123_arrow_ctg1, whole genome shotgun sequence:
- the LOC119141977 gene encoding olfactory receptor 14A16-like: MSNSSSITQFLLLALADTRELQLLHFWLSLGIYLAALMANGLIITTVVCNHHLHTPMYFFLLNLSLLDLGSISTTVPKAMANSLWDTRDISYSGCAAQLFLIVFFLSAECSLLTVMAYDRSVAICQPLHYGTLLGSRACVHMAAAAWASGFLHAVLHTANTLSLPLCHGNALGQVFCEIPQILKLSCSHTYLREVGLIVVGAFLFFGCFVFIVLSYVQIFRAVLRIPSEQGRHKAFSTCLPHLAVVSLFLSTGTFAYLKPPSISSPSLDLVVAVLYAVVPPAVNPLIYSMRNEELKGAMCKLIAGCSSEGI, from the coding sequence atgtccaacagcagctccatcacccagttcctcctcctggcaTTGGCAGACACgcgggagctgcagctcttgcacTTCTGGCTCTCCCTGGGCATCTACCTGGCTGCCCTCATGGCCAACGGCCTCATCATCACCACCGTAGTGTGCAACCACCACCTGCACACCCCCAtgtacttcttcctcctcaaccTCTCCCTCCTCGACCTGGGCTCCATCTCCACCACTGTCCCCAAAGCCATGGCCAACTCCCTCTGGGACACCAGGGACATCTCCTACTCAGGATGTGCTGCACAGCTCTTCCTGattgtctttttcctttcagcagagtGTTCTCTCCTCACCGTCATGGCCTATGACCGCTCCgtggccatctgccagcccctgcactACGGgaccctgctgggcagcagagcttgtgtccacatggcagcagctgcctgggccaGTGGGTTTCtccatgctgtgctgcacacGGCCAATACACTGTCACTGCCGCTCTGCCACGGCAATGCCCTGGGACAGGTCTTCTGTGAAATCCCACAGATCCTCAAGCTCTCCTGCTCACACACCTACCTCAGGGAAGTGGGGCTTATTGTGGTTGGtgcctttttgttctttgggtgttttgttttcatcgTGCTGTCCTACGTGCAGAtcttcagggctgtgctgaggatCCCCTCTGAGCAGGGACGGCACAAAGCCTTTTCCACGTGCCTCCCTCACCTGGCCGTGGTCTCCCTCTTTCTCAGCACTGGCACATTTGCCTACCTGAAGCccccctccatctcctccccatccctggaccTGGTGGTGGCAGTTCTGTACGCAGTGGTGCCTCCAGCAGTGAACCCCCTCATCTACAGCATGAGGAATGAGGAGCTGAAGGGTGCAATGTGCAAACTGATAGCTGGATGTTCTTCTGAAGGAATATAA